GAGGGTATGATCTtccaaatatatggaaaaaacttgaaaattgagcTTACTTGTAGGACACTTATTCATATCCGATACTTACCCAAGTCCGGATAACTAGGTAACCAGTGAGACATCTGTAAGATGTAATGATTGTAACTTTCCCTAAAATTCCTTGAAATGCTGAACTGTTACTCATAAAACGCTTTTTGATTATTATTTCTATCATAGGGACCTAAGCTTCAACCGCTTAACCGGTCAAATTCCAGGGACAGTTGAGGATTTGGCAAACTTAAATTTCCTGTAAGtctataaaaaagtaaatttccAGCACGATTAGAACATCGAAAAAGCTTACTTTCAGTAAGGCTATGCTATTTTATCTCGATATCTTTTTGCTTCATGTATGACAAAAACTGAGATGTTCATGTATGATGATATTAGGTTTCTGACTAACAACTCATTGAGTGGAGAAGTACCTCCTTGGATATTGAACAGCGACAACAACATGTTGGTTCATCTCCTATCGACCTTGTTGTGAATGTTGATTGTTTTTTGTTGACTTTTAGTTAATAAACTTactgattttttgaaaaaaaaaattcattgcagagatttgtcttataataattttacatctTCAGCCCAAACAAGTTGCCAGCAGGCAAATGTGTAAGCCTgttgatatttttctttcattttcataatcattTGACGTTTAATGTGTTCATCTTCTGTATTCTCTAAAATCCTCCAATTATCACTTAACAGGAACTTAGTTTCAGGTTCCTCATCTGCAGCAAATAGTGACTCGTAAGTTTTATTGCTTTCGTGTGTATCTCTCTctccctatatatatatatatgtttatttccattttggtGACTGAACTAAGAAAAACAACTGGTCCtaaacctaaatatatataatttgcaGAGCTCCTTGGTGCTTAAGGAAGGACCTTCCTTGTCCCCGAAACCCTGACCGTAAgtataactattttcaaatcaaTCTTCATGTGCTTCTCATCAgaaatttatgatatatatatgtatgtctGTATTTGCAGACCattccttatttattaattgtggAGGAGAGGCTACAACAAGTGTTGATGGAGATGACTATGAAGAAGATTTAAGCAACTCTGGTCCATCAACCTTCTTCAGTTCAGCAAATAAGTGGGCTTATAGTAGTACCGGGGTTTATTTAGGCAACGAAGGGGCTCCTTATACTGCAAGAACTTCATCGGCTGTGAAGGGCTCGGAATTCTACAAAACTGCACGTATTGCACCACAATCACTGAAGTACTATGGCTTATGTTTACGACAAGGCAATTACAAAGTTCAGCTTCACTTTGCTGAAATAATGTTTTCTGATAATCAGACATTTGACAGTCTAGGAAGGCGGTTATTTGACGTATCAATTCaagtatgtataaatataacCCTGTTCAAGGAccctttttcttgaaattcaGATTTGGAAGCTCTCCGAATGATTGCAGCTGCtgaaactcaaattttataCAGGGACAAGTAGTTTTGGAGGATTTCAATATCGTGGAGGAAGCCGGTGGTGTTGGAAAGGGCATCACCCGGGAATTCAATGTTGATGTAAATGGAAGTACTTTGGAGATCCACTTATTCTGGAGAGGGAAAGGGACTGCTGCCATTCCTAATAGAGGGGTCTATGGACCACTTATATCTGCTATTACAGTAACACCAAGTAAGTACATATCGAATAAAAAACCAGCTCATTGCTAACTTTTCATTGTCATATATTAACTGTTATCTCATGGTTTAGACTTTAAGGTCGACACTGGTAATGGGTTATCTGCTGGAGCTATTGCTGGTATTGTGATTGGCTCATGTGTGATTATCGTCTTGTTATTGATCATCCTCCGACTGACTGGTTACTTGGGTGGAAAAGACAATGAAAACAGTGGTAAGAAACCAAATCTTAGCGCCTGCAACTTTCTACTCGATTCGAGCATAAACCCAAATGGGCTTTAAACCCCATTAACCGAATACTATAATACGAATGACTCAAACCCCGCCTGCCTGGCAGTCTGGATATTCCCACAAGAACACTCTCCTTTATTATCATCTCCATAAATGAATAGTAGAATCtgttattgtttaaatattttgatctTTTTATGTTGCAGAGCTTCAGGGGCTAGAACTTCAGACTGGCTATTTCAGTTTAAGACAGATTAAGGCTGCAACAAATAACTTCGATTCCACAAATAAGATTGGTGAAGGAGGATTTGGGCCAGTTTACAAGGtaataattttcatcattttactgTTAGATTGGAAGCTCTATTGTTATGGTATTCAAAATACAGATGAACTGCCTAGATTATGGTACATCCATTCTTTAtgctaaacttttttttcttaaacttcATTCTGTTTGATTGTAGGGTGTACTGTCAGATGGTATGGTGATTGCAGTTAAGCAGCTATCCTCTAAATCTAAGCAAGGAAATCGCGAATTTGTGAATGAGATAGGGATGATTTCAGCATTGCAACACCCGAATCTTGTGAAACTTTATGGTTGTTGCATTGAAGGAAATCAGTTGTTGTTAATCTACGAGTACTTGGAAAATAATAGTCTTGCTCGTGCCCTTTTCGGTAATTTCTTTCACTAACATCTTATATAACATCAAAAACTATTTCTAGATCCATAATCATGACTGTCAATCcctcaattttgttttaataattttcatttcagGTCGTGATGAACACCGGCTTACCTTGGACTGGTCTACACGAAAGAAAATATGCTTGGGGATAGCTAGAGGGCTAGCTTATCTTCATGAGGAATCAAGACTAAAAATTGTTCACAGAGATATTAAGGCAACAAATGTGTTGCTTGATAAGGATCTAAATGCTAAGATCTCCGACTTCGGATTAGCCAAGCTCGATGAAGAAGAGAACACTCATATCAGCACCAGAATAGCAGGAACAATGTAAATCTCCCTCATTTTGCATTTCCTTTAACTTTATTCAGATTTAAGCCACATCTTAGTGACGTTTTATTATGTGTTTCTTATCAGAGGTTATATGGCACCGGAATATGCAATGAGGGGTTACTTGACTGACAAGGCAGATGTTTATAGCTTTGGTGTTGTTCTTTTGGAGATTGTTAGTGGGAAGAGCAACACAAATTACAGGCCTAAGGAGGAATTTGTTTATCTCCTTGATTGggtaatttttggtttttgacTCTAATCTGTGGTTTTGATTCTACAGTAGTTCATGATCACTTCATGAACTTTTTTCATGAACCTTACATGTTATGCAGGCCTATGTCCAGCAAGAGCAAGGAAACCTTTTAGAACTTGTGGATCCGAGCCTTGGTTCAAAGTACTCAAATGAAGAGGCTTTACGGATGCTTAACATTGCTCTTTTATGCACCAATCCATCTCCCACTCTAAGGCCATCAATGTCTTCGGTTGTAAGCATGATGGAAGGCAAGATTCCTGTCCAAGCTCCATTGATCAAGCGAAAGGATGCGGACCGAGATGCGAGGTTCAGAGCCTTTGAGATGCTTTCACATGACAGCCAAATGAATGTCTCGATACATTCGCATGACAGCCAGGGTCCGAGAAGCACATCCATTGATGGATCATGGATTGATTCTTCAATATCTCTACCAGATGAGACTCAACCGCATTCTTCATCAAGAATGCTTCTAGAAAAACCCTTAGAGAATAATTGAATGATTTCTTGGTTTAAAATTCTTTCCCTTTTGATTTAGATTCTTTGTAaaggaaatatattaaaatgttttgctATAATGTTTCTTGAATACGTGTAGATATATTAAGTTTGATGTGTGTTGTATTTTGTAATTCTTTTATCGGTCAtgtaaaagtattttaatattttatatgaaacatttaaatcaaataactaaaataacactacttcaaaaattatatgtttaggATTCAACCCATGAATTAAGAGAATTTAAACATTTATCTTAGATATGGAAGGAGTAATCATGAGTTTTGAAAATTGATTGTAAAACAGATATagagaatataaaatttagggtaaattacacccatAGTCACTCTAAAATAAGGCCtattctattttggtcactccaatttttttctcaattttgtcACTCTAAATGAGATAATTGTACGAATTATTCACTGTCGTTAaaattccattttcttttaatgaaaTCATACCTGTGTTTTCAGCTAGACGGATCTTTCTCGTTCTCGGCTTTCAACCGAACGATCTTCTCTACTATTCTCATATCATGAATTGCTTCGAGTATGGGCTCGAACAAAttcgaatcaaacacagaactaaaaattatttactttacttttagtaggaaaaCAAAATTCTCTCTTTAATAGAAACTAGTAGATTTGTTAtttcgaaaataaaatttatatttagaaaataaattctcactattttcgggtagaataacaatatctcaaagttgtttGTTTAGatcggtgccatctatttatagggagaagaaGTGAAACCCTCTCCTGTATCGAGTCCAATTATAAACGCTTCttggacttttaacccaacactttataatttaatttataccaatacatgtttttttctatttttcaaaataaacatcataaattaatttacataaataaattttccaattaaataattttcatcaattcaattctaattccgttaaaatcatggtaattttaccataaaagaatctataataaaatatatttaatatttctacattcaacgaATTCACAATAAccaattaatttcatttcattttcaaacttcaattaattagttaattagttaattaataattgaaaa
This sequence is a window from Gossypium raimondii isolate GPD5lz chromosome 5, ASM2569854v1, whole genome shotgun sequence. Protein-coding genes within it:
- the LOC105766316 gene encoding probable LRR receptor-like serine/threonine-protein kinase At1g53430 is translated as MGFVFSLFKMVSVLFLGFLALNCFTEFGSNAQVLPDSEVETLQTVFSKMQHPNASRISPTFCSETSWNYTISDLVESSIACDCSDANNTICHVTQILIKGHNLTGILPSELGNLTRLQVVDLTRNYLNGSILSSLSDLPLTNLSLLGNRLSGPIPPEIGDISTLLNLVLEDNLLGGSLPSNLGNLGRLDRFLLSGNNFTGRIPESFGNLKNLTDFRIDGNSLSGRMPDFIGNWTKLSRLDMQGTSMEGPIPSTISELKNLTELRISDLNGTSSAFPNLEGMKDMKELVLRNCLITGSIPANIGEMASLKTLDLSFNRLTGQIPGTVEDLANLNFLFLTNNSLSGEVPPWILNSDNNIDLSYNNFTSSAQTSCQQANVNLVSGSSSAANSDSAPWCLRKDLPCPRNPDHHSLFINCGGEATTSVDGDDYEEDLSNSGPSTFFSSANKWAYSSTGVYLGNEGAPYTARTSSAVKGSEFYKTARIAPQSLKYYGLCLRQGNYKVQLHFAEIMFSDNQTFDSLGRRLFDVSIQGQVVLEDFNIVEEAGGVGKGITREFNVDVNGSTLEIHLFWRGKGTAAIPNRGVYGPLISAITVTPNFKVDTGNGLSAGAIAGIVIGSCVIIVLLLIILRLTGYLGGKDNENSELQGLELQTGYFSLRQIKAATNNFDSTNKIGEGGFGPVYKGVLSDGMVIAVKQLSSKSKQGNREFVNEIGMISALQHPNLVKLYGCCIEGNQLLLIYEYLENNSLARALFGRDEHRLTLDWSTRKKICLGIARGLAYLHEESRLKIVHRDIKATNVLLDKDLNAKISDFGLAKLDEEENTHISTRIAGTIGYMAPEYAMRGYLTDKADVYSFGVVLLEIVSGKSNTNYRPKEEFVYLLDWAYVQQEQGNLLELVDPSLGSKYSNEEALRMLNIALLCTNPSPTLRPSMSSVVSMMEGKIPVQAPLIKRKDADRDARFRAFEMLSHDSQMNVSIHSHDSQGPRSTSIDGSWIDSSISLPDETQPHSSSRMLLEKPLENN